From a single Candidatus Woesearchaeota archaeon genomic region:
- a CDS encoding zinc metalloprotease HtpX: MGLLQNWLKTALLLGLLSGLLLFVGQLVGGVGGLTVALVIALVMNLGSYFFSHKLVLWMYQAKPADPKKHKFLFDTVAEICKKMNLPMPKIYIIPTTSCNAFATGRNPEHAVVACTEGILKVLTKDELKGVLAHECSHVKNRDILIATIAATIAAVISYVAAMARWAAIFGGFGNRDREGGSNILEFLVLAIITPILAVIIQLAISRSREYLADHSGAKCLGNGESLARALEKLEAHNKADPLRFGNRSTASLFITNPFKADVFLTLFSTHPSTKSRAEKLRNLKF, from the coding sequence ATGGGACTGTTACAGAATTGGTTAAAAACTGCCTTATTATTAGGGCTGTTAAGTGGATTATTGTTATTTGTAGGGCAATTAGTTGGAGGAGTGGGTGGATTAACGGTTGCGTTAGTCATTGCATTAGTTATGAATCTTGGCAGCTATTTCTTTTCTCATAAATTAGTCTTATGGATGTATCAGGCAAAACCTGCTGATCCTAAAAAACATAAATTCCTCTTTGATACTGTTGCTGAAATCTGCAAAAAAATGAATTTGCCAATGCCTAAAATATATATCATACCTACAACATCATGCAATGCATTTGCAACAGGAAGAAATCCTGAACATGCGGTTGTTGCCTGCACTGAAGGCATTTTAAAAGTACTGACCAAAGATGAACTTAAAGGTGTATTAGCGCATGAATGTAGTCATGTTAAAAACAGGGATATCTTAATTGCAACGATTGCTGCAACGATTGCTGCAGTGATTAGCTATGTTGCTGCTATGGCGCGATGGGCAGCGATTTTTGGAGGATTTGGCAATAGAGACAGGGAAGGAGGAAGCAATATCCTTGAATTTCTTGTCCTTGCAATTATTACGCCTATTCTTGCGGTGATCATTCAGCTCGCAATTTCACGATCACGAGAATATTTGGCTGATCATAGCGGAGCTAAATGTTTAGGAAACGGCGAGAGTTTAGCACGAGCTTTAGAAAAATTAGAAGCACATAACAAAGCAGATCCGTTGAGGTTTGGGAATAGAAGCACTGCTAGTTTGTTTATTACTAATCCCTTTAAAGCTGATGTATTCTTGACCTTGTTTTCTACGCACCCTAGTACTAAATCGCGTGCTGAAAAACTGAGAAAT